The DNA sequence AACTGATGTCGATCCTCCGCGGGCAGATAGATGCGGCCGATCTCATAATCCCGGGCCACATCCTGCCAGAAATTCGCGAGTTGCAGGCCTGTGCAGATCGAATCGGACCACGCCAGGTTCTCCTCGGTCACTGATCGGCACAGATGCAGGACCAGTCGTCCCACCGGATTGGCACTTCGCTGGCAGTACTCCAGCAGTTGTGCGAATGTCTCGTATTCCTGTACCCGCTGATCCTGTTCGAACGCCTGAATCAGATCATCAAAGGCCTGCTGCGGCAGATCGAACTCAACAATCGTCGGCATCAACGCAATGAAGACCGGGTGCAGTTTGACCGTCTCTGAGCCATGTTCCTGTCCTGCCTGAGGCAGTCCGGCGTAACAGGCTTCAAGCTGCGATCGCCACCAGCTGAGCAGCGCCAGCGATCGCTCTGCGCCTTCGATTTCATCCCCCAGATCATCGGCCCAGCGGCAGAAGGCATACACGTTGAAGAAGTGCGTGCGCAACTCACGCGGCAGCACCCAGGAGACGACGGGGAAATTCTCGTAATGCCCCAGCGCGACCCGCCGACAGTAGGCCTGTGCCTCCGACAGGGAAACAGGAGCATCCGTCCCCTCAAAATAGGCCGAATCCGGTCCCCAGGCTGCTAATTCATGCTCAAATACCGTCATTTAGCCGGAAGTTCCCAAACGCAGGGCTCCAGTTGATTAACAATCGCCGGTCAACTGGATAACCTGTAGAAATATGACTCAGCCGCTATAATATGCGAACCGCAGGCTGTGGTTCGCCGAGCTCTGTTTGTGACCGCCCGGTCCCCTCACCGGCTTGAATGTCAGCAGCAATCAGCTCCGATTTGACAGGCGCTTCACCGTTTCCCCCTGCCAGCTTTCAGGGATACAGCCCCGACAGCGGGAAATCAAGCGAGTGAACCGGCTCCCGTCGAATTCAAACTGAAAACGATTCCTTTGGATAATATAGATTCATCATGGCCATACCCAAAATTGCCATCGTCGGCCGCCCGAATGTAGGCAAAAGTTCGATCTTTAACTGGATCGCCGGACACCGGATCGCGATTGTCGATCCGACCGCCGGCGTGACCCGCGACCGCGTCACGTACCTCGTACATGAAAAAGAACGCTACTTCGAACTCGTCGATACGGGGGGCATCGGCATTACCGACAGCGACGATCTGTCGGAAGACATTGAACGCCAGATCCAGGTCGGCATCGACGAAGCAGACCTGATCCTGTTTGTTGTAGATGGTTCCATGGGCCTGGCCCACCTGGACGAAGAAGTCGCCCAGCGGCTCCGTTCAATCGAAAAGCCCAAAATCCTCTGTGTCAACAAATGCGATTCCACCCGCACCGATGACGAAGCAGCCCAGTTTTTTGGTCTGACCAAAGCGCCCGTCGTGCTCACCAGTGTCAAAGGGAACCGCAACCGGAATGAACTGATCAACACAATTCTGGATAACCTCCCCCCGGCTGAAGAGTTTGAAGAATCGGAAGGCGAACATCTCTCCAATCCACCCGAACTCAAAATCGCCATCGTCGGTCGGCGGAACGTGGGGAAGAGCACCTTCATCAACGCCCTGGCCGAGTCAGAACGCATGATCGTCAGCGAAGTCGCCGGCACCACGCGGGACAGCGTCGACATCCGATTTGAGTTCGACGACAAATCATTCCTGGCTATCGACACGCCGGGTGTGCGGAAACGCAAGAGTCTGGCGAATGACATCGAATTCTACGGCCTGACCCGCGCCAAACGCAGTATCCGCCGCGCCAATGTGGTACTGATGTTCTTCGATTCCCAGCAGACCATCTCCAAGGTCGACAAACAGCTGGTCGCGGAAATTGAAGAGAACCACAAACCCTGTATCTTCGTCGTGAATAAATGGGACCTGGCCCGCGAAAGCAAAATGACATCGGAGAAGTGGGACGAATACCTGACCAGCCAGTTCCGCACCATGCGGCACGCCCCGGTCGCCCTGGTGACCGCCCGCGATTCGAAGAACATCAAGCAGGTCGTCAACCTGGCACAGACGATCTACAAGCAGTCCCGCAAGCGCGTTTCCACCGGGCGGCTCAACAAGGTCGTGCGGGCGGCGATTCAAAATAATCAGCCCCCCTACTCCAAGAACCGACGTCCGAAAATCTTCTACGCCACCCAGGTCGCCACCGAACCGCCGACCATCGTTCTGAAGTGCAACGATTCGAAACTGTTCAGCGAATCCTGGAAACGCTACCTCAGCGGCGTGCTGCGGGAAGAACTCCCCTTCAATGAGATCCCGATCAAGATCTACTACCGCTCCAAGGATCTCAAGGAAGACATCGGCCCCAGCCTGGATATGCGTGACGAGCTCGAGGAAGACTTCGAGCAGGAGTAGGCATTTTCTGCTTACCCCACCGAAGGCACTAACACTCGCACGACACACTAATCGAAGTTCATCTGCTTAATGTGCGCCGCCGCGGCGTCTGCCAGAACGTCGCGGAACATGCGATCGGGATTGTCGAAAAAGGCGATACTGATCCCGCGATCCACAGAGCGGGTCGCCAGCAGGGTCTGCATCGGTGTGGGAGGCACATAGCGTTCCATGTAAATCAGCCGCATGCCGGGTCCCTCGAGATTCAGCAGGCGTTCAAAATATTGCATCGCCAGATTACCCTCGCGGGCCAGCACAGCCCCCTTCACCGACACCCGGAGTTTCTGCCATTCTTCGGGCGTCATCTCTTTTTTCCAGACCATGACCTGCTGATGCATGGCATCAAGCTGACTGGCAGCCGCCTCCGCAATATTCGCCTGAATCATCGGCAGCATACTGCGTGTGAATGCATAGAGCTCTTCAGTACTAAAGCGTTGCTGTTGAATCACCTGTTCCAGGAACTGTTTTGAACCGGCCAGCAACTGTTTCTGCCGCTTCAGCTGTTCTCCTTCCAGGCCAATGTGATCGAGTTGCTTCTCAACCCGGTCTATCTGACCATGATACTCGGCCAGTTGCTGCAGACGTTTCGTATTCAGTTCTCCTGCACCAGCTGGCCCCAGCATGAGGTAGATCGCGACCGGCATGTGGGCAAAGACTTTCACCGTGTCATACCGGGGAAACAGAATTTCCGAAGTCGTTTCCTTCCCGCCACGGATCAACACGAGTTGACCATCTTTCAGCAGAATGATCGGTCCGCCAGAGGCGAGGTCCAGTTTTCTCGCGGCTGCGTGCGCCTTGATGAAGTCCCCATTCAGCTTCAGCAGCGCGTCTCCTGCAGCGGCATCCGGCCCATCCGAGTAGGCCGCCTGCGGCAGCACCATCAAGATCAGAACCGCGAAAAGTAAGTGCCTCATATTCCTGCCTCCCTGAATGAGAATCAGCTGTGGGATTGAAACCGTGTCTTCCTTAAAGTCGATAAAACGCTTCCGCATTGTCGTGGAACAGCTTTCGCTGAAAAGCCTCGGAGCGATCCTGCACGATCCACTGCAGTGCCTCGTACCATGTTTCAAATGTCGCCGTCAGCGTACAGACAGGCCAGTCACCTCCGAAGAAGACACGGTCTTCGCCAAACGTGTCCAGGCAGAAGTCGATGTTCTGTTTGAGGTCTGCCGGTTTCCATGTTTCGGGAGTCGCAGTCGCCACGATTCCCGAAATCTTACACATCACCTGCTCCCGCTCAGCCAGTTGTCGCAGTCCCGATTCCCATTCCGCACGGGCTTCCTGCTGATCGGGCTGCACACTCATATTGCCGCAATGATCCACGATGAACCGCGTCTCCGGACAGGCATCAACCAGTTCCACCGCATCCAGATACTCCGCCGGTCGCATACACAAATCGAAACTCAGATCATGCTGACCAAGCAGCTGGATATTCTGTTTGAATTGAGGCGTCAGGCACATGCCCCGCGGCCGATCCGGATCGTGTAAAATGCTCCGCACGCCTTTCAGAAACGGATTCCCGAGGAACTCTTCCAGGTACGACTCAAAACCGGCTTCGCCCGGCTGCCCCCCAATGACGGCTCCTGACATCGGGTTGTCAGACTGAGCGCACAACTCGAGTACGTAGCGAGCTTCTTTCGGATGCAGATCCGGGTGAACATTTACTTCCATGTAAACCGTTTTGGCGACCGGGCAATTTCGTGTCGCCTCCCGGTAGTCGGACATCCGAAAGCTGCGACGCAGGACATCCATTCCAGGCAGTTGCAACCACGGCAACTCGAATAGATCCAGATCCCAGAGATGCTGATGCGTGTCGATAACAGGTACTTGATCCATGCCCGGTTTCTCCTGAAAAATAACTGAGATGCATGGTTGTTTTACCCTGTACGAAGACTCATTGCAAATCAGAATTCACCGTTGTTTACGCTGGCAATGAACCCGTCAATCCGTTAGAAGTGAGCTTTACCAGAAGAGCGTTCTCAGAAGATTACGAACTCGATGCAAGCCCCCCAGAATCAGCAGAATCCCCGGACCGAATACGAACAACGGCTCGCCAGTCGTGCGGCGGACGTACAGGCATTTGTGAAGGAAAGCGACCGCTATTCGACATGGCGGGGCTTTGTCTTTCTGGCAGCAGTCGGAATCCTGCTGGCCTCCACGCTGGGCGAAATCCTGAGCGCCCAGTGGCTCTTTGTGCCCGCGATTACCTTCATTGTACTGGTGATTCTGCACGCCCGCTGTATCCGCCGCCTCAAACGGGCCCGGCTGGCGGAAGCCTACTATCGAACCGCCCTGGATCGCCTGGACGACAAGTGGATTGATGTCCGGCCCACGGGAGAGGAATATTACGACCCGCAACACATGTACGCCGGCGACCTGGACCTGTTAGGGCGAGGCTCTCTGTTCCAGCTGATCTGTGCCGCCCGTACGAAGCTGGGAGAAGAGACGCTGGCCCGCTGGCTGCTTGGCCCGGCTGAGACCAGTGTCATCCGCGCGCGTCAGCAATCCGTCGAAGAGCTCCGCAACGAACTCGATTTTCGCGAGACGTTAGAACTGCTCGAAGCGGAAACCCATAGTGAAATCGAACAGACTCACCTGGCCGACTGGGTCGGGCAGCCCCTGATCTCCATTCCCGCTCCCCTGCAGTGGGCCTCGATGATCACGGGGATCTTCGCCGCACTGTCAGTCATCAGCTGGCTGTTCTCCTGGACCGGAATCGCCCCGATCGTAGTCGCCATCATCATTCAGGTCTGCCTGCTCTTCTTTGTGGGTCCGCAGATCCGCGAACTGCTGAGCCAGACCGACGAAGTCCGCGACGGGCTGCCGGTGCTCTCCGATGTTCTGTCTTTGATTGAACAGCGAGAATTTAATTCGCCGCACCTCCAGGCAATTATCGCCGCACTGCAGACTGACGGCGTTCCTCCCTCAAAGAGCATCGCCCAGCTCAGACGATACATTCAAGGCTTGAACAACTGCTTCCGCAATCAGTTCTCCGCGCCGTTGACGATTCTGCTGGGAATCCCGTTTCACTACCTGAGCGCCATCGAACGCTGGCTCAAACGCGTGGGACCACACTGCCCCGAATGGCTGGCCGCGGTCGGCGAATTTGAGGCCCTCTGCTCCCTGGCCGGCCACGCCTATGAACATCCCACAGATCCGTTCCCCGAAATCGTGGAACCGACAGCTGGTCCCTGTTTCGAAGGAACCAGCCTGGGACACCCCCTGATTCCCGAACATCAGGTCGTTCGCAACGATGTCACACTGAATTCACAGGACCGCCTGCTGATGATCAGCGGTTCGAACATGTCCGGCAAAAGCACACTGATGCGAACCGTGGGTACGAACTTCGTGCTCGCCCTGGCGGGAGCGCCGGTGCGGGCCGTCTCACTTCGCGTCTCACCCATGCAGGCGGGAACCGCGATGCGGGTCCAGGACTCGCTGCAGCAGGGAGCCTCGCTGTTTTACCAGTCGGTCGCCCGGCTGTCAGCCGTGGTGCACCTGGCGGACGCTCCCGAACCCGTGCTGTTTCTGCTCGATGAAATCCTGCAGGGAACCAATTCACATGATCGCCGGATCGGCGCCCAGAGCGTGATTGAAACGCTCATCGAACGGGGCGGAATCGGCATCGTAACGACTCACGACCTGGCGTTAACCGAAATCACGGACCTGTTCGGCGACAAGGCCCGCAACGTGCACTTTGAGGACCAGCTGGTGGACGGCAAAATGACGTTCGACTACCGCATGCGTCCCGGTGTCGTCGAGCACAGCAATGCCCTGGAATTGATGAAGATGATGGGCATTCAGCTGAAAGAAGTCGAAATCGACCCCGAATCCTGAGTTGCAAACCGCTGACCACATCCGCTCAACTGACGATATACATCGCCACCTGGAAATAGATTATCAGCCCCAGAATATCCACCAGGGCGGTAATAAACGGATTCGACATCAGCGCCGGATCCATGCCCAGTTTGCGAAAGCCCATGGGCAGCATTCCCCCAGCTGAGATTCCCATCAGAACTACCAGAAAGACCGCCAGACCGACGACCGTCGCCTGCATCAGAGCACCGGTAAAGGCCCACGAGATACCAAAGCTGATCAACGACAGCATGCTTCCCAGCAGCAGGCCCAGCTT is a window from the Gimesia benthica genome containing:
- the hpnC gene encoding squalene synthase HpnC yields the protein MTVFEHELAAWGPDSAYFEGTDAPVSLSEAQAYCRRVALGHYENFPVVSWVLPRELRTHFFNVYAFCRWADDLGDEIEGAERSLALLSWWRSQLEACYAGLPQAGQEHGSETVKLHPVFIALMPTIVEFDLPQQAFDDLIQAFEQDQRVQEYETFAQLLEYCQRSANPVGRLVLHLCRSVTEENLAWSDSICTGLQLANFWQDVARDYEIGRIYLPAEDRHQFGYSREQLENREFNPAFQCLLAFEVERARKYLRDGLPLVARLPGRLQVDIDLFARGGLRILDHVEGVQFNVWKTRPVVSKGEFFGLLMQSLARRWGLLGR
- the der gene encoding ribosome biogenesis GTPase Der; translated protein: MAIPKIAIVGRPNVGKSSIFNWIAGHRIAIVDPTAGVTRDRVTYLVHEKERYFELVDTGGIGITDSDDLSEDIERQIQVGIDEADLILFVVDGSMGLAHLDEEVAQRLRSIEKPKILCVNKCDSTRTDDEAAQFFGLTKAPVVLTSVKGNRNRNELINTILDNLPPAEEFEESEGEHLSNPPELKIAIVGRRNVGKSTFINALAESERMIVSEVAGTTRDSVDIRFEFDDKSFLAIDTPGVRKRKSLANDIEFYGLTRAKRSIRRANVVLMFFDSQQTISKVDKQLVAEIEENHKPCIFVVNKWDLARESKMTSEKWDEYLTSQFRTMRHAPVALVTARDSKNIKQVVNLAQTIYKQSRKRVSTGRLNKVVRAAIQNNQPPYSKNRRPKIFYATQVATEPPTIVLKCNDSKLFSESWKRYLSGVLREELPFNEIPIKIYYRSKDLKEDIGPSLDMRDELEEDFEQE
- a CDS encoding amidohydrolase family protein, with translation MDQVPVIDTHQHLWDLDLFELPWLQLPGMDVLRRSFRMSDYREATRNCPVAKTVYMEVNVHPDLHPKEARYVLELCAQSDNPMSGAVIGGQPGEAGFESYLEEFLGNPFLKGVRSILHDPDRPRGMCLTPQFKQNIQLLGQHDLSFDLCMRPAEYLDAVELVDACPETRFIVDHCGNMSVQPDQQEARAEWESGLRQLAEREQVMCKISGIVATATPETWKPADLKQNIDFCLDTFGEDRVFFGGDWPVCTLTATFETWYEALQWIVQDRSEAFQRKLFHDNAEAFYRL
- a CDS encoding MutS-related protein, whose amino-acid sequence is MQAPQNQQNPRTEYEQRLASRAADVQAFVKESDRYSTWRGFVFLAAVGILLASTLGEILSAQWLFVPAITFIVLVILHARCIRRLKRARLAEAYYRTALDRLDDKWIDVRPTGEEYYDPQHMYAGDLDLLGRGSLFQLICAARTKLGEETLARWLLGPAETSVIRARQQSVEELRNELDFRETLELLEAETHSEIEQTHLADWVGQPLISIPAPLQWASMITGIFAALSVISWLFSWTGIAPIVVAIIIQVCLLFFVGPQIRELLSQTDEVRDGLPVLSDVLSLIEQREFNSPHLQAIIAALQTDGVPPSKSIAQLRRYIQGLNNCFRNQFSAPLTILLGIPFHYLSAIERWLKRVGPHCPEWLAAVGEFEALCSLAGHAYEHPTDPFPEIVEPTAGPCFEGTSLGHPLIPEHQVVRNDVTLNSQDRLLMISGSNMSGKSTLMRTVGTNFVLALAGAPVRAVSLRVSPMQAGTAMRVQDSLQQGASLFYQSVARLSAVVHLADAPEPVLFLLDEILQGTNSHDRRIGAQSVIETLIERGGIGIVTTHDLALTEITDLFGDKARNVHFEDQLVDGKMTFDYRMRPGVVEHSNALELMKMMGIQLKEVEIDPES